One Amphiprion ocellaris isolate individual 3 ecotype Okinawa chromosome 5, ASM2253959v1, whole genome shotgun sequence genomic region harbors:
- the ccdc120b gene encoding coiled-coil domain-containing protein 120 has translation MEVKGHLITSMGLGAPDVQGCQDSKLQAERIAALQERKQALEALLNARVGELKQVCLQEAELTGKLPRAFPLETGEKPPPVQRRAGLVPNTKAEDEAAQRKQMKAIFTGALYRHSESDRNVPNSKRTVHRGCHTEDTVMSESTSSMSDSTSHDNESSPSVAADQRSLSQPRLTVGSPDHRISRKLSPVEIYYEMRTRRNSVTSSVSPTHSLPRSASNVEGRSVPATPLLARTAPISVHVRSDASSGNGLKQWSGSLDVPYMIPLAQEGSSSDRRSCPYSSRARRSNSSEALLDRSSLPDDPAPRNGMPQRGGPYKSSETLTDGKLRHIHLGSPERHVDSSGEQVKMRLSMGGRGASGGYNELLMDYIWGKQQRMQVQHHLYQSTGRIWQDMSSPRSSTAAVPPHANGFSHSQVHLPSAAPPYSPMVLRGSQAELRRVKVTRTKSCGPFIPLQQHPQDAILLSAYESPVPASGSTTSSIPNLHPYQTELSGTSFSRRPPQFSLPTPEDSTRSLHKALALEGLRDWYLRNALGYPPAAPKGHEAGISRLSHPHPLVHQAQSVQGESANVQRPQIPQSASFHGHPLHGRSMEFSLYQETPDPQMQDVTPKEPSADPGTLV, from the exons ATGTTCAAGGCTGCCAGGACAGCAAGCTGCAGGCTGAGAGGATCGCAGCTCTGCAGGAAAGGAAGCAGGCCCTGGAGGCTCTCCTCAATGCCAGAGTGGGAGAACTCAAACAAGTCTGTTTGCAGGAAGCA GAGCTGACTGGGAAGTTGCCACGTGCTTTCCCCCTGGAGACGGGAGAGAAACCCCCACCGGTGCAGCGCAGAGCTGGCCTGGTGCCCAACACCAAGGCAGAG GATGAGGCTGCCCAAAGAAAGCAGATGAAAGCCATCTTCACCGGTGCTCTGTACCGACACTCAGAGTCCGACCGAAATGTCCCAAATAGCAAGAGGACAGTGCATCGGGGGTGTCATACAG AGGACACTGTCATGTCAGAGAGTACCAGCTCCATGTCAGATTCAACATCCCATGACAATG AGTCTTCACCCAGTGTAGCTGCTGACCAGCGCTCCCTGTCTCAGCCCCGGCTCACTGTGGGCAGCCCCGACCACAGAATCAGCAGGAAGTTGTCTCCGGTAGAGATTTATTACGAGATGAGGACACGCCGCAACTCTGTGACAAGCTCTGTTAG cCCCACTCACTCTTTACCTAGAAGTGCTTCTAACGTTGAAGGCAGAAGTGTTCCAGCAACTCCTCTGCTGGCCCGAACTGCTCCGATCAGCGTTCACGTCAG GTCAGATGCATCCAGCGGAAATGGGTTGAAGCAGTGGTCTGGCAGCCTGGATGTGCCGTATATGATTCCTCTGGCTCAAGAGGGCTCTTCCTCTGACCGCCGAAGCTGCCCATACAGCTCCCGAGCCAGGCGCAGCAACAGCTCTGAGGCCCTGCTGGATAGGTCGAGCCTCCCGGACGATCCCGCACCCAGAAACGGGATGCCCCAGAGAGGAGGGCCCTACAAGAGCTCAGAGACATTGACTGATGGCAAGCTGCGACACATTCACCTGGGCAGCCCTGAGAGACATGTGGACAGCTCCGGGGAACAGGTCAAAATGCGTCTGTCTATGGGTGGCAGGGGGGCCAGTGGAGGCTACAATGAGCTTTTGATGGACTATATCTGGGGGAAACAACAGAGGATGCAAGTGCAACACCACCTGTACCAGTCCACAGGCAGGATCTGGCAGGACATGTCCTCTCCTCGCTCCTCCACTGCAGCCGTGCCTCCTCACGCCAATGGATTTTCTCATTCCCAGGTGCACCTTCCCAGTGCTGCACCCCCTTACAGCCCCATGGTCCTCAGAGGATCCCAAGCTGAGCTACGCAGGGTCAAAGTTACCAGAACCAAATCTTGTGGGCCCTTCATTCCTTTGCAGCAACATCCCCAAGATGCCATCCTGCTATCAGCGTATGAGTCTCCTGTCCCTGCCTCTGGCTCCACCACATCCTCCATCCCCAACCTGCACCCCTACCAGACCGAGCTATCTGGTACTTCTTTCAGCCGCAGACCCCCACAGTTCTCCCTCCCAACCCCAGAAGACTCGACAAGAAGCCTGCATAAAGCCCTGGCTCTGGAGGGACTGAGGGACTGGTACCTGAGGAACGCTCTCGGCTATCCTCCTGCTGCCCCAAAGGGCCACGAGGCGGGGATCTCTCGTCTGTCGCACCCTCACCCACTGGTGCACCAGGCCCAGTCTGTTCAAGGTGAATCAGCCAACGTCCAAAGGCCTCAGATACCCCAGTCAGCCAGCTTCCATGGTCACCCTCTGCATGGGAG GTCGATGGAGTTCTCTCTCTATCAGGAAACTCCGGATCCACAGATGCAAGACGTGACCCCAAAGGAGCCCAGTGCAGACCCAGGCACCCTGGTctga